Proteins co-encoded in one Corynebacterium tuberculostearicum genomic window:
- a CDS encoding ATP-dependent helicase has protein sequence MPENILDRFRPQVAQWFRDVFAAPTAVQAQAWEKISRGEHALVVAPTGSGKTLAAFLWALNNLVEREGQLALPVGSGTAGSASGVKVLYISPLKALGVDVENNLRAPLTGIARTAENLGLDVPDISVGVRSGDTPSAERARQVRKPPDILITTPESAYLMLTSKAAGILKTVDTVIIDEIHALAGTKRGVHLALTLERLQQVAGDFQRIGLSATVRPLSAVSNFLGGNRPVEIVAPAAEKKWQLDVHVPVEDMSDLPTPEQGSTIGEMTVDDAIGISSPSVDESALPTAKSIWPFIEDDLYAEIMAHRSTLVFVNSRRTAERLTSRLNELYAQEHDPDSLSPETRRDPAQLMKQVDVAGKAPAVIARAHHGSVSKDERAMTETMLKEGTLKAVVATSSLELGIDMGAVELVVQVESPPSVASGLQRVGRAGHFVGAVSHGSFYPKHRADLVQSTLTVARMRAGLIEEMHTPRNPLDVLAQQTVASVAAAGEDGLDADEWYETVRRAWPYRDLAREVYDSVLDLVSGVYPSTDFAELKPRVVYDRVTGVMTARPGAQRVAVTSGGTIPDRGMFGVFLYTGSGDGSAGAPRRVGELDEEMVYESRVGDVFTLGATSWRIEDITRDQVLVTPAPGHTGRLPFWNGDGAGRPYELGKALGEYRREVFSSPDIIADADDNARSNIVAYLQEQNEATGVIPDEKTLVLERFRDELGDWRVVLHTPFGRPVNSAWALAVGARVGERTGMDPQAVAGDDGIVLRLPEAESEPDGSIFAFDADEIADIVAEQVGNSALFASRFRECAARALLLPRRNPGKRAPLWQQRQRAEQLLDVARKYPSFPIILETVRECVQDVYDVPALTEVMRELGHRRIRIAEVTTEQPSPFASSLLFNYTGAFMYEGDSPLAEKRAAALALDPALLAKLLGTVELRELLDPEIIAEVHAQLQRTDPSRRARTTEEVADLLRVLGPIPIDELGAHTDVPLSALDQLGTRIMRVRIGGREHLAQAQDAPLLRDALGIPIPPGIPAQVATISDALPQLVSRWARTRGPFVLRDLTAAFDISVSAAHTVLGALDGVVEGRYRQGVEEQEYCAAAVLKTIRSRSLAAARAATEPVSGATFARFLPEWHSIAPAGKRPALRWADGVFSAIEQLAGVRLPASAWESLILPARVGDYSPTMLDELTSNGEVLIVGAGKAGAADPWIMLLPSDYAAQLAPETDAEGVTMVQRSILDVLGRGGGFLFADIAAEAPGTTEETREALWGLVEMGLVSPDSFAPIRTRLSSGGSRSGRTAHRSKRRPTRSRLRMGRTSFAQAQNAAGAGTPPDVMGRWSLAVSAAADATSRSVAHGEAWLDRYGVLTRGSVVAEDVLGGFALAYKVLSGFEESGKAMRGYVIDGLGAAQFSTPAIIDRLRGLADSPDVTGWPSGTTEPETFVLAACDPANPYGAALPWPQRDDADGKATGGPTRSAGALVVLIDGLPIAHLTRGGKTLTTFIESLPDGIDPAEVYPRLVSALTDMVARGALSPLVVEKCNGSPIHKTDAAAHLREAGAGITPKGVRISARAAAPRTPRAGRRASEAIEELSFDDPPPAPRNNGGFRPRGGYRR, from the coding sequence ATGCCAGAAAACATCCTCGACCGCTTCCGGCCCCAAGTAGCGCAGTGGTTTCGGGATGTATTTGCCGCCCCCACCGCCGTGCAGGCGCAGGCCTGGGAGAAGATTTCCCGCGGTGAGCACGCCCTTGTGGTAGCTCCTACCGGCTCCGGTAAGACCCTCGCCGCATTCTTGTGGGCGCTGAATAATTTGGTTGAGCGCGAAGGTCAGCTGGCGCTGCCGGTGGGCTCTGGGACTGCTGGATCCGCCTCCGGGGTGAAGGTGCTGTATATCTCGCCGCTCAAGGCGCTGGGTGTGGACGTGGAAAATAACCTGCGCGCCCCGCTGACCGGCATCGCGCGCACTGCGGAGAACCTAGGGCTAGACGTGCCGGATATTTCGGTAGGCGTGCGCTCGGGCGATACGCCTTCCGCGGAGCGTGCACGGCAGGTGCGCAAGCCGCCGGATATCTTGATTACCACCCCGGAGTCTGCCTATTTGATGCTGACCTCTAAGGCGGCGGGGATTTTAAAGACGGTGGATACCGTTATCATCGATGAGATTCATGCCCTGGCTGGCACTAAGCGCGGCGTGCACCTGGCACTGACCTTGGAGCGTCTACAGCAGGTGGCAGGGGACTTCCAGCGCATTGGGCTTTCCGCCACCGTGCGGCCATTGTCTGCGGTATCGAATTTCTTAGGTGGTAACCGCCCAGTAGAAATTGTGGCGCCGGCCGCGGAGAAGAAGTGGCAGCTGGACGTGCATGTGCCGGTGGAGGATATGTCCGATCTCCCCACACCGGAGCAAGGCTCCACCATTGGGGAGATGACGGTAGATGATGCGATTGGCATCAGCTCTCCTTCCGTGGATGAGTCCGCGCTGCCCACGGCCAAGTCCATCTGGCCGTTTATTGAGGATGACCTCTATGCGGAGATCATGGCGCATCGCTCCACGTTGGTATTTGTCAACTCTCGGCGCACGGCCGAGCGGCTGACCAGCCGGCTCAATGAGCTCTATGCACAAGAGCACGATCCGGATTCGCTCTCGCCGGAGACTCGGCGCGACCCAGCCCAGCTGATGAAGCAGGTGGACGTCGCTGGCAAGGCCCCGGCCGTCATCGCCCGCGCCCACCACGGCTCAGTGTCCAAGGACGAGCGCGCGATGACAGAGACCATGCTGAAGGAGGGCACGCTCAAGGCAGTGGTGGCTACGAGCTCGCTGGAGCTGGGCATCGATATGGGTGCAGTGGAGCTGGTGGTGCAGGTGGAATCGCCGCCCTCCGTGGCCTCCGGCCTGCAGCGAGTGGGCCGCGCCGGGCACTTTGTGGGCGCGGTTTCTCACGGCTCCTTTTACCCCAAGCACCGCGCGGATCTGGTGCAGTCCACGCTGACGGTAGCGCGCATGCGCGCCGGGCTCATTGAAGAGATGCATACCCCGCGCAACCCGTTGGACGTGCTGGCGCAGCAGACGGTGGCGTCGGTGGCCGCGGCCGGGGAGGACGGGCTCGATGCCGATGAGTGGTACGAGACGGTCCGCCGGGCCTGGCCCTACCGCGATCTGGCGCGGGAGGTTTATGACTCCGTGCTGGACCTCGTCAGTGGTGTGTACCCGTCCACGGACTTTGCGGAACTTAAACCCCGCGTGGTCTATGACCGCGTGACGGGGGTGATGACCGCGCGGCCTGGTGCCCAGCGGGTGGCCGTCACCAGCGGTGGAACGATTCCGGATAGGGGAATGTTTGGCGTATTCCTCTATACCGGTTCGGGCGATGGCTCCGCGGGCGCCCCGCGCCGGGTGGGCGAGCTGGATGAGGAGATGGTTTATGAGTCCAGAGTGGGCGATGTGTTCACCCTGGGCGCTACCAGTTGGCGCATCGAGGACATCACGCGCGACCAGGTGCTGGTCACCCCTGCGCCGGGGCATACCGGGCGCCTGCCGTTTTGGAATGGTGATGGCGCGGGTCGTCCCTATGAGTTGGGCAAGGCGCTAGGTGAGTATCGCCGCGAGGTCTTTTCCTCGCCGGATATCATTGCGGATGCCGATGATAATGCTCGCTCCAATATCGTGGCCTATTTGCAGGAGCAGAATGAAGCCACCGGTGTCATCCCGGATGAAAAGACGTTGGTGCTCGAGCGTTTCCGCGATGAGCTGGGTGACTGGCGCGTGGTGCTGCATACCCCGTTTGGCCGGCCGGTGAACTCCGCGTGGGCGCTTGCGGTAGGTGCCCGGGTGGGCGAGCGCACCGGTATGGACCCGCAGGCGGTGGCCGGTGATGACGGCATCGTGCTGCGCCTGCCGGAAGCAGAATCTGAGCCCGATGGATCCATCTTTGCCTTCGACGCCGATGAGATTGCCGATATCGTGGCCGAGCAAGTAGGCAATTCCGCGCTCTTTGCCTCCCGTTTCCGCGAGTGCGCGGCGCGTGCGTTGCTCTTGCCTCGGCGCAACCCGGGCAAGCGCGCACCGCTGTGGCAGCAGCGCCAGCGCGCCGAGCAGCTGTTGGACGTTGCGCGCAAGTACCCGTCCTTTCCCATCATCTTGGAGACGGTGCGCGAGTGCGTCCAGGATGTCTACGACGTTCCTGCGCTTACGGAGGTCATGCGGGAGCTAGGTCACCGCCGCATCCGCATCGCAGAGGTCACCACCGAGCAGCCTTCCCCCTTTGCCTCTTCGCTGCTATTTAACTACACCGGCGCATTCATGTACGAGGGCGATTCCCCGTTGGCGGAAAAGCGCGCGGCCGCCTTAGCCCTCGACCCAGCGCTTCTAGCCAAGCTCCTCGGCACGGTAGAGCTGCGCGAGTTGCTCGATCCAGAGATCATCGCTGAGGTTCACGCCCAGCTCCAACGCACCGATCCCTCGCGCCGGGCCCGCACTACCGAAGAAGTAGCGGACCTGCTGCGCGTGCTCGGGCCGATTCCTATAGACGAGCTGGGCGCGCACACCGACGTCCCGTTATCCGCCCTGGATCAGCTGGGCACCCGGATTATGCGCGTGCGCATTGGCGGGCGCGAGCACCTAGCTCAAGCGCAGGATGCGCCCCTGCTTCGCGACGCCCTGGGCATCCCCATCCCTCCCGGCATCCCCGCCCAGGTGGCCACCATTTCCGATGCCTTACCGCAGCTGGTCTCGCGGTGGGCGCGCACCCGCGGTCCGTTTGTGCTGCGCGATCTCACCGCAGCCTTCGACATATCCGTCTCCGCCGCGCACACCGTCCTCGGCGCGCTTGATGGGGTAGTAGAAGGCCGCTACCGGCAGGGAGTGGAGGAGCAGGAGTACTGCGCCGCCGCGGTGCTGAAGACCATTCGCTCGCGCTCGCTCGCCGCCGCGCGGGCTGCTACCGAGCCGGTCTCGGGGGCTACCTTCGCCCGTTTCTTGCCGGAGTGGCATAGCATCGCACCAGCTGGAAAGCGCCCGGCCTTGCGCTGGGCCGATGGCGTCTTTTCCGCCATTGAACAGCTCGCCGGGGTGCGCCTGCCCGCCTCCGCGTGGGAATCGCTTATCCTGCCCGCCCGGGTGGGCGATTATTCACCCACCATGCTCGATGAGCTCACTTCCAATGGCGAGGTGCTCATCGTGGGTGCTGGCAAGGCCGGCGCGGCCGACCCCTGGATCATGCTGTTGCCCTCAGACTATGCCGCTCAACTCGCCCCGGAAACGGATGCCGAGGGCGTCACCATGGTGCAGCGCTCCATCCTCGATGTCCTCGGCCGCGGAGGTGGCTTCCTCTTTGCCGATATTGCCGCCGAGGCCCCCGGTACCACCGAGGAGACCCGCGAGGCCCTCTGGGGGTTAGTGGAGATGGGCCTGGTGAGTCCCGATTCTTTCGCGCCTATTCGCACCCGACTGTCTTCCGGCGGCTCGCGCTCGGGCCGCACCGCGCATCGCTCGAAGCGCCGGCCTACACGTTCCCGCCTGCGCATGGGCCGCACCTCCTTCGCACAGGCGCAGAACGCCGCGGGTGCGGGGACCCCGCCCGATGTCATGGGGCGGTGGTCCCTCGCGGTCTCCGCCGCCGCCGATGCCACCTCCCGGTCCGTCGCCCACGGCGAGGCCTGGCTCGACCGCTACGGCGTGCTCACCCGCGGCTCCGTCGTGGCCGAAGACGTGCTCGGCGGTTTCGCACTGGCCTATAAGGTGCTCTCCGGTTTTGAGGAATCCGGCAAGGCCATGCGCGGCTACGTCATCGATGGGCTCGGCGCCGCGCAATTCTCCACCCCCGCCATCATCGACCGCCTGCGCGGCTTGGCCGATTCCCCGGACGTGACCGGCTGGCCCTCTGGCACCACCGAGCCCGAGACCTTCGTTCTCGCCGCCTGCGACCCGGCCAACCCATACGGTGCGGCCCTGCCCTGGCCGCAGCGCGACGACGCCGACGGCAAGGCCACCGGCGGCCCCACCCGTTCGGCCGGTGCGCTGGTGGTGCTTATCGACGGCCTACCCATCGCCCACCTCACCCGCGGCGGCAAAACCCTCACCACCTTTATCGAATCGCTGCCCGATGGCATCGACCCCGCCGAGGTATATCCCCGCTTGGTTTCCGCGCTCACGGACATGGTGGCGAGGGGAGCGTTGTCGCCGTTGGTCGTCGAAAAGTGCAATGGCAGCCCCATCCATAAAACCGATGCGGCGGCCCACCTGCGTGAAGCCGGCGCCGGGATTACGCCGAAGGGCGTGCGCATCTCCGCCCGCGCCGCCGCCCCGCGCACCCCACGCGCAGGCCGCCGGGCCAGCGAGGCCATCGAAGAGCTCAGCTTTGATGATCCGCCGCCCGCTCCGCGCAATAATGGTGGTTTCCGCCCGCGCGGGGGGTACCGCCGCTAA
- a CDS encoding 3'(2'),5'-bisphosphate nucleotidase CysQ yields MTVEISDSRLTNSLAQGCGEILKGVRNGGLLRGLSLGDAGDEAAQEWIARVIEQHRPQDGMLSEEASDDLARLKKDRVWIVDPLDGTKEFATGRQDWAVHIALVENGIPIHAAVGLPDKGVTFKSSDVRAVTGPLSKKFVVSRNRPPKIASYIAEKMGYETVGVGSAGAKAMHVLLGDFDGYIHAGGQYEWDQAAPVGVAQAAGLHCCRLDGSEIRFNNEDTFIPDILICRPELKDEILEHAQAFAAEHGGF; encoded by the coding sequence ATGACCGTCGAGATTTCTGATTCCCGCCTGACCAATTCCCTCGCCCAGGGCTGCGGTGAGATCCTGAAAGGCGTGCGCAACGGGGGCCTGTTGCGGGGCCTTTCGCTTGGCGACGCCGGCGATGAAGCCGCCCAAGAATGGATCGCCCGCGTGATTGAACAGCACCGCCCCCAGGACGGCATGCTCTCTGAGGAAGCCTCCGATGATCTTGCCCGCCTGAAGAAGGACCGCGTGTGGATCGTGGATCCGCTCGACGGCACCAAGGAATTTGCCACCGGCCGCCAAGACTGGGCCGTGCACATCGCCCTGGTAGAAAACGGCATCCCCATCCACGCGGCGGTGGGCCTGCCGGACAAGGGCGTAACCTTCAAATCCTCGGACGTACGCGCGGTCACCGGCCCGCTGTCCAAGAAGTTCGTTGTCTCCCGCAACCGCCCGCCCAAGATAGCTAGCTACATTGCGGAAAAGATGGGCTATGAAACCGTAGGCGTCGGCTCCGCGGGTGCTAAGGCCATGCACGTGCTGCTCGGTGATTTTGACGGTTATATCCACGCCGGCGGCCAGTACGAGTGGGATCAGGCCGCCCCGGTGGGCGTCGCCCAGGCGGCCGGCCTGCACTGCTGCCGCCTCGATGGCTCCGAAATCCGCTTCAATAATGAGGACACCTTCATCCCGGATATCCTCATCTGCCGCCCCGAGCTTAAGGATGAAATCTTGGAGCATGCCCAGGCCTTTGCCGCGGAGCACGGCGGATTCTAA
- a CDS encoding thymidylate synthase, which translates to MRMIETPYEDLLKKVLETGTPKGDRTGTGTRSIFGAQLRYNLAESFPLLTTKKVYFHAVLGELLWFLKGESNIKFLQDNKVRIWNEWADENGELGPVYGVQWRSWPTPDGQHIDQIQQALDTLKNNPDSRRNLVSAWNVAELDKMALMPCHLLFQLYVADGTLSMQVYQRSADMFLGVPFNIASYAALTHMFAQQAGLKVGELVWTGGDCHIYNDHVEQVKEQLSREPRPYPQLNLHKAEDMFSYDFADFEIEGYDPHPTIKAQVSV; encoded by the coding sequence ATGCGCATGATTGAGACCCCGTATGAGGATCTGCTGAAGAAGGTCCTAGAGACCGGCACCCCCAAAGGCGATCGCACCGGCACCGGCACGCGCTCCATCTTTGGTGCGCAGCTGCGCTATAACCTGGCCGAGTCCTTCCCACTGCTGACCACCAAGAAGGTCTACTTCCATGCGGTGTTGGGCGAGCTGTTGTGGTTCCTCAAGGGCGAGTCCAATATCAAGTTCCTGCAGGACAACAAAGTCCGCATCTGGAACGAATGGGCGGATGAGAACGGCGAGCTGGGCCCGGTCTACGGCGTGCAGTGGCGCTCTTGGCCTACCCCGGATGGCCAGCACATTGATCAGATCCAGCAGGCGCTCGACACCCTGAAGAATAACCCGGACTCCCGCCGCAACCTGGTCTCTGCATGGAACGTCGCGGAGCTAGACAAGATGGCTCTGATGCCCTGCCACTTGCTCTTCCAGCTCTACGTAGCCGATGGCACCTTATCCATGCAGGTCTATCAGCGCTCGGCCGATATGTTTTTAGGCGTACCCTTCAATATCGCCTCCTACGCGGCGCTGACCCACATGTTTGCCCAGCAGGCCGGCCTCAAGGTGGGCGAGCTCGTCTGGACCGGCGGCGATTGCCATATTTATAACGACCACGTGGAGCAGGTCAAAGAGCAGCTTTCCCGCGAGCCGCGCCCGTACCCGCAGCTCAACCTGCACAAGGCGGAAGACATGTTCTCCTATGACTTCGCCGACTTTGAGATTGAGGGCTACGACCCCCACCCCACCATCAAAGCGCAGGTATCCGTCTAA
- a CDS encoding dihydrofolate reductase, producing MLGAIWAQSLDGIIGDGEQMPWHVPEDLKHFKDVTMGAPVIMGRKTWESLNPKFRPLPGRENYVLSSRTPGQWSAGAQVLTEMPSLSDAWVIGGGQIYTATLDQVDRIEVTLMGVNIGSTYGEKSIYAPEIPEEFGLAHSTDWLTSAKGHLALPGQEASDLPIKYRFLTYDRKDAA from the coding sequence ATGTTGGGCGCAATCTGGGCGCAGTCCCTGGACGGCATCATTGGCGATGGCGAGCAGATGCCCTGGCACGTGCCGGAGGATCTCAAGCACTTTAAGGACGTGACCATGGGCGCGCCGGTCATTATGGGCCGCAAGACTTGGGAGTCCCTGAACCCCAAGTTCCGCCCGCTTCCCGGCCGCGAGAACTACGTGCTCTCCTCCCGCACCCCCGGCCAGTGGTCCGCCGGCGCCCAAGTCCTCACCGAAATGCCCTCGCTTTCCGACGCCTGGGTTATCGGCGGTGGCCAAATCTACACCGCCACCTTGGACCAGGTGGACCGCATTGAGGTCACCCTCATGGGCGTTAATATCGGTAGCACCTACGGCGAAAAGTCCATCTATGCCCCCGAAATCCCCGAGGAATTCGGCCTGGCCCACAGCACCGACTGGCTTACTTCCGCCAAGGGCCACTTGGCCCTGCCGGGCCAAGAAGCCAGCGATCTCCCCATCAAGTACCGCTTTTTAACCTACGACCGAAAGGATGCAGCCTAA
- a CDS encoding glutaredoxin domain-containing protein — translation MTVHTPETTANVTIFYADWCPFCAKLIKNLDRTETPYALVDVEGDNTEDINAWIESVNDGNRIIPTVLYSDGTHETNPPASSVRNKQKELAES, via the coding sequence ATGACTGTACACACCCCCGAAACCACAGCAAACGTCACCATCTTCTACGCCGACTGGTGCCCATTCTGCGCCAAGCTGATTAAAAACCTGGACCGCACCGAAACCCCATACGCGCTTGTCGACGTCGAGGGCGACAACACCGAAGACATCAACGCCTGGATCGAATCCGTCAACGACGGCAACCGCATCATCCCCACCGTCTTGTACTCCGACGGCACCCACGAGACCAACCCACCGGCCTCCTCCGTGCGCAATAAGCAGAAGGAATTGGCCGAAAGCTAA
- a CDS encoding IS481 family transposase, protein MNSPNRNMAIVRAVREQKRSPSKVAKQFGISRQRVYQILNAFDAGGAKAVAPKSRAPHTHPQAVPDKLRAEIVTIRRQLTRHGLDAGPETIAFHLERDGKRSPSTSTIRRILAKEGLIIPEPKKKPKSSFIRFEAAMPNECWQADITHIFLADGTRVDVLDFLDDHSRYLLSITAASSFTGPQVAAELTRLITTYGPPASTLTDNGLVFTARLAGRKGGRNAFEKVLSTYKIQQKNGRPGHPQTQGKIERFHQTLKKWITARPPAKTIGELQEQLDEFRDYYNIHRPHRALGRRSPHHSYTTGPKASPGDNPKQEWRTRNDIVWDNGKVTVRYAGKLFHLGIGRAFKRQKVLMVIADNHVITSLAETGEVITEHYIDTARDYQRPYWKQGDPPQATK, encoded by the coding sequence ATGAACAGTCCTAACCGCAATATGGCCATTGTCCGAGCAGTCCGTGAGCAAAAGCGCAGCCCGTCAAAGGTAGCTAAGCAATTTGGTATTTCCCGGCAGCGCGTCTATCAAATCCTCAACGCTTTCGACGCCGGCGGTGCCAAGGCTGTCGCGCCGAAATCACGTGCCCCACACACCCATCCACAGGCCGTGCCAGATAAGTTGCGGGCAGAAATTGTTACTATCCGTCGTCAACTAACGCGTCATGGGCTTGATGCAGGACCCGAGACTATTGCTTTTCACCTTGAAAGAGACGGAAAACGCAGCCCGTCTACGTCTACGATTCGACGCATCTTGGCCAAAGAGGGACTTATCATCCCGGAGCCGAAAAAGAAGCCTAAAAGCTCATTTATCCGCTTTGAAGCAGCCATGCCCAATGAATGCTGGCAGGCAGACATCACCCATATCTTCCTAGCCGATGGCACCAGGGTTGACGTCCTAGATTTCCTCGATGACCACTCGCGCTACCTTTTATCGATTACCGCTGCCAGCTCTTTTACAGGCCCACAAGTAGCTGCTGAGCTTACTCGATTGATAACAACCTATGGTCCGCCAGCATCGACGCTTACAGATAACGGGTTAGTCTTTACTGCCCGCTTAGCTGGGCGTAAAGGCGGACGAAATGCTTTTGAAAAAGTCTTGAGTACGTACAAAATTCAGCAGAAAAACGGCCGCCCAGGCCACCCGCAAACGCAAGGGAAAATTGAGAGATTCCACCAAACACTCAAAAAATGGATCACTGCCAGACCACCCGCGAAAACTATAGGTGAACTGCAAGAACAACTAGATGAATTTCGCGACTACTACAACATTCACCGCCCTCACCGAGCGCTTGGCAGGCGCAGCCCGCACCACAGCTACACGACAGGACCCAAAGCCAGCCCAGGTGATAACCCAAAGCAAGAATGGCGCACCAGAAACGACATTGTCTGGGACAACGGCAAAGTCACTGTGCGCTACGCTGGCAAGCTTTTCCACTTAGGCATCGGTAGAGCCTTTAAGCGACAAAAAGTCCTCATGGTCATAGCCGACAATCACGTCATCACATCACTAGCCGAAACCGGCGAAGTGATCACCGAGCACTACATCGACACAGCCCGCGACTATCAAAGGCCCTACTGGAAACAAGGAGACCCGCCCCAAGCCACGAAATAA
- a CDS encoding Type 1 glutamine amidotransferase-like domain-containing protein yields the protein MKLLLASFLHSDIGDYISGRVLYIDDAASEMRKAPFAQAELKAIGEAAETLVPLTLSQSNSSDLQNEIASANCIYVASGDVFRLLDVLKKTGADRALTEAVKQGKFYAGSSAGAVVAGPSIEPASIMDDSKTAPQLTEYTGLNFTPYVIVPHAQGTTGPYSIEVISKTVETYGREWNLLLLRDGQALFIDDEKSILI from the coding sequence ATGAAACTTCTTCTCGCTTCATTCCTGCACTCGGACATCGGCGACTACATTTCGGGGCGAGTGCTATATATCGATGATGCCGCTTCAGAGATGCGCAAGGCACCATTTGCACAGGCAGAACTGAAGGCAATTGGAGAGGCAGCAGAGACCTTAGTCCCTCTCACTCTATCGCAATCAAACTCAAGCGATCTTCAAAATGAAATTGCATCAGCCAACTGCATTTATGTCGCGAGCGGCGACGTGTTCCGCCTACTTGACGTACTGAAGAAAACGGGTGCCGACCGTGCACTGACTGAGGCAGTAAAGCAGGGCAAATTTTACGCTGGAAGTTCTGCAGGAGCAGTTGTTGCCGGCCCATCCATTGAGCCGGCATCAATCATGGACGATTCCAAAACGGCACCGCAGCTCACCGAATATACAGGGCTAAACTTCACTCCTTATGTCATTGTTCCTCATGCACAAGGAACCACTGGGCCCTATTCAATAGAGGTCATCAGTAAGACTGTCGAGACCTACGGCCGAGAATGGAACCTGCTGCTTTTGAGAGATGGGCAAGCCCTCTTTATAGATGATGAAAAGTCCATTCTCATCTAA
- a CDS encoding DUF2871 domain-containing protein, with translation MKPLYWTSIFYLVLGLGAGVFYREFTRANDFPAGESTQLSVVHTHLLALGFMMSLIFLVLEKVFGLSRSRGQFNAFFWLYNVGVVVTVGVMIWHGCLTVLGEESSAMISGIAGLGHILITVGLIAFIAALGNAIGESQDAKSQAAGE, from the coding sequence ATGAAACCTTTGTATTGGACATCCATTTTCTACCTCGTGTTGGGCTTGGGCGCTGGCGTATTCTATCGAGAATTCACGCGTGCAAATGATTTTCCCGCGGGTGAGTCCACTCAGCTAAGCGTGGTGCACACTCACTTGCTAGCGCTCGGTTTCATGATGAGCCTGATCTTCTTGGTATTGGAGAAGGTCTTTGGTCTGTCGCGCAGCCGTGGTCAGTTCAATGCGTTCTTCTGGCTCTATAACGTCGGCGTGGTCGTCACCGTTGGCGTCATGATCTGGCACGGATGCCTGACCGTACTGGGGGAGGAGTCCTCTGCAATGATCTCTGGCATCGCTGGTCTTGGACACATCCTCATCACGGTGGGCCTAATCGCATTCATCGCAGCGCTTGGCAATGCCATCGGTGAGTCCCAAGATGCTAAGTCCCAGGCAGCAGGTGAATAA